A stretch of the Macaca mulatta isolate MMU2019108-1 chromosome 16, T2T-MMU8v2.0, whole genome shotgun sequence genome encodes the following:
- the LOC106992334 gene encoding uncharacterized protein LOC106992334 isoform X2 — protein sequence MVNSCCGSVCSDQGCGLENCCRPSCCQTTCCRTTCCRPSCCVSSCCRPQCCQSVCCQPTCCRPSCCISSCCRPSCCVSSCCRPHCCVSSCCRPQCCQSVCCQPTCCRPSCCQTTCCRTTCCRPSCCTTCCRTTCCRPSCCVSSCCRPTCSSGSCC from the exons ATGGTCAACTCCTGTTGTGGCTCTGTGTGCTCTGACCAGGGCTGTGGCCTAGAGAACTGCTGCCGTCCCAGCTGCTGTCAGACCACCTGCTGCAGGACCACCTGCTGCCGCCCCAGCTGCTGTGTGTCCAGCTGCTGCAGACCCCAGTGCTGCCAGTCTGTGTGCTGCCAGCCCACCTGCTGCCGCCCCAGCTGCTGCATCTCCAGCTGCTGCCGCCCCAGCTGCTGTGTGTCCAGCTGCTGCAGACCCCA CTGCTGTGTGTCCAGCTGCTGCAGACCCCAGTGCTGCCAGTCTGTGTGCTGCCAGCCCACCTGCTGCCGCCCCAGCTGCTGTCAGACCACTTGCTGCAGGACCACCTGCTGCCGCCCCAGCTGCTGT ACCACCTGCTGCAGGACCACCTGCTGCCGCCCCAGCTGCTGTGTGTCCAGCTGCTGCCGCCCCACCTGCTCTAGTGGCTCTTGCTGCTGA
- the LOC106992334 gene encoding uncharacterized protein LOC106992334 isoform X1, with protein sequence MVNSCCGSVCSDQGCGLENCCRPSCCQTTCCRTTCCRPSCCVSSCCRPQCCQSVCCQPTCCRPSCCISSCCRPSCCVSSCCRPQCCQTTCCRTTCCRPSCCVSSCCRPQCCQSVCCQPTCCRPSCCQTTCCRTTCCRPSCCVSSCCRPQCCQSVCCQPTCCRPSCCQTTCCRTTCCRPSCCVSSCCRPTCSSGSCC encoded by the coding sequence ATGGTCAACTCCTGTTGTGGCTCTGTGTGCTCTGACCAGGGCTGTGGCCTAGAGAACTGCTGCCGTCCCAGCTGCTGTCAGACCACCTGCTGCAGGACCACCTGCTGCCGCCCCAGCTGCTGTGTGTCCAGCTGCTGCAGACCCCAGTGCTGCCAGTCTGTGTGCTGCCAGCCCACCTGCTGCCGCCCCAGCTGCTGCATCTCCAGCTGCTGCCGCCCCAGCTGCTGTGTGTCCAGCTGCTGCAGACCCCAGTGCTGCCAGACCACCTGCTGCAGGACCACCTGCTGCCGCCCCAGCTGCTGTGTGTCCAGCTGCTGCAGACCCCAGTGCTGCCAGTCTGTGTGCTGCCAGCCCACCTGCTGCCGCCCCAGCTGCTGTCAGACCACTTGCTGCAGGACCACCTGCTGCCGCCCCAGCTGCTGTGTGTCCAGCTGCTGCAGGCCCCAGTGCTGCCAGTCTGTGTGCTGCCAACCCACCTGCTGCCGCCCCAGCTGCTGTCAGACCACCTGCTGCAGGACCACCTGCTGCCGCCCCAGCTGCTGTGTGTCCAGCTGCTGCCGCCCCACCTGCTCTAGTGGCTCTTGCTGCTGA
- the LOC106992334 gene encoding uncharacterized protein LOC106992334 isoform X3 has product MVNSCCGSVCSDQGCGLENCCRPSCCQTTCCRTTCCRPSCCVSSCCRPQCCQSSVCCQPTCCRPSCCQTTCCRTTCCRPSCCVSSCCRPQCCQSVCCQPTCCRPSCCQTTCCRTTCCRPSCCVSSCCRPTCSSGSCC; this is encoded by the exons ATGGTCAACTCCTGTTGTGGCTCTGTGTGCTCTGACCAGGGCTGTGGCCTAGAGAACTGCTGCCGTCCCAGCTGCTGTCAGACCACCTGCTGCAGGACCACCTGCTGCCGCCCCAGCTGCTGTGTGTCCAGCTGCTGCAGACCCCAGTGCTGCCAGTCT TCTGTGTGCTGCCAGCCCACCTGCTGCCGCCCCAGCTGCTGTCAGACCACTTGCTGCAGGACCACCTGCTGCCGCCCCAGCTGCTGTGTGTCCAGCTGCTGCAGGCCCCAGTGCTGCCAGTCTGTGTGCTGCCAACCCACCTGCTGCCGCCCCAGCTGCTGTCAGACCACCTGCTGCAGGACCACCTGCTGCCGCCCCAGCTGCTGTGTGTCCAGCTGCTGCCGCCCCACCTGCTCTAGTGGCTCTTGCTGCTGA
- the KRTAP9-1 gene encoding keratin-associated protein 9-1: MTHCCSSCCQPTCCRTTCCRTTCWKPTCVTTCSSTPCCQPSCCVSSCCQPCCRPTCCQNTCCQPTCVTSCCQPCCRPTCCQNTCCQPTCVTSCCQPSCCGPSYCGQTSCGSSCCQPICGSSCCQPCCHPTCYQTTCCRNTSCQPTCCGSSCYQPTCGSSCCQSCCRPTCCQTTCCRTTCCQPTCGSSCYQPCCRPACCQTTCRTTCCQPTCCQPSCVTSCFSTPCCQPTCGGSSCCSQTCNESSCCLPCCRPTCCQTTCCRPTCCQTTCCRTTCCRPSCCCSPCCVSSCCQPSCC, translated from the coding sequence ATGACCCACTGCTGTTCCTCTTGCTGCCAGCCTACGTGCTGCAGGACCACCTGCTGCAGGACCACCTGCTGGAAGCCCACCTGTGTGACCACCTGCAGCAGCACACCCTGCTGCCAGCCCTCCTGCTGTGTGTCCAGCTGCTGCCAGCCTTGCTGCCGCCCAACTTGCTGTCAAAACACCTGCTGCCAGCCCACCTGTGTGACCAGCTGCTGCCAGCCTTGCTGCCGCCCAACTTGCTGTCAAAACACCTGCTGCCAGCCCACCTGTGTGACCAGCTGCTGCCAGCCCTCCtgctgtgggcccagctactgtGGCCAAACCAGCTGTGGGTCCAGCTGCTGTCAGCCTATTTGTGGATCCAGTTGCTGTCAGCCTTGCTGCCACCCGACTTGCTATCAAACTACCTGCTGCAGGAACACCTCTTGCCAGCCCACCTGCTGTGGGTCCAGCTGCTACCAGCCTACCTGTGGGTCCAGCTGCTGCCAATCTTGCTGCCGCCCAACTTGCTGTCAAACCACCTGCTGCAGGACCACCTGCTGTCAGCCCACCTGTGGGTCGAGCTGCTACCAGCCTTGCTGCCGCCCAGCATGCTGTCAAACCACTTGTAGAACCACCTGCTGCCAGCCCACCTGCTGCCAACCATCCTGTGTGACCAGCTGCTTCAGCACACCCTGTTGTCAGCCAACCTGCGGTGGGTCCAGCTGCTGTAGCCAAACTTGCAACGAGTCCAGCTGTTGTCTGCCTTGCTGCCGTCCCACCTGCTGCCAGACCACCTGCTGCCGTCCCACCTGCTGCCAGACCACCTGCTGCAGGACCACCTGTTGTCGCCCCAGCTGTTGCTGCAGTCCTTGCTGTGTCTCCAGCTGCTGCCAGCCTTCCTGCTGCTGA